From Channa argus isolate prfri chromosome 18, Channa argus male v1.0, whole genome shotgun sequence, the proteins below share one genomic window:
- the LOC137104237 gene encoding caspase-7-like: MLQWRKQTGENNRAVLVSVAEFDRGVNLGRRTGAERDAKRLHRTLSKLGFKVDVHSDLSSEEIYDVFQKESRRPVKDCFLAVLSSHGEEGCVFGADGKPVYLSHIFRYFDNEYMDTKAKLFLVQACRGDSLDDGVEVDSAGDTAECSFSQHLSVPVDAAVMYATAPGYAAFMHPLGSVFLQTFCTLLEEEENRNLELTRLLTRVSHSVAYTFQAKGRVLAGKKEMPCLVTRLTREVFPFAVPGKDGGATGLSATALLRPENIRSRTPSIS, from the exons ATGCTACAGTGGAGAAAACAAACTGGGGAGAACAACAGGGCCGTGCTGGTGTCCGTGGCCGAGTTCGATCGAGGGGTGAATCTGGGAAGGAGGACTGGAGCCGAGAGGGATGCCAAGAGACTCCACCGTACCCTCAGCAAACTGGGCTTCAAGGTGGACGTCCACAGTGACCTGAGCAGCGAGGAAATCTACGACGTGTTTCAGAAAG agAGCAGGCGGCCTGTGAAGGACTGTTTTCTGGCCGTCTTGTCGTCTCACGGGGAGGAGGGCTGCGTGTTCGGAGCTGATGGGAAACCCGTCTATCTGTCTCACATCTTCAGATACTTCGACAACGAGTACATGGACACAAAGGCCAAGCTGTTCCTCGTACAG GCCTGTCGGGGAGACAGTCTGGATGATGGTGTGGAGGTGGACTCAGCAGGTGACACCGCAGAGTGCAGCTTCTCCCAGCATCTCTCAGTCCCTGTAGATGCAGCTGTAATGTACGCCACCGCACCAG GTTATGCAGCCTTCATGCACCCTCTGGGATCAGTCTTCCTGCAGACTTTCTGCACCTTATTAGAGGAGGAAGAGAACCGTAACCTGGAGCTGACTCGCCTCCTGACTCGAGTCTCCCACAGCGTGGCCTACACCTTCCAGGCCAAAGGTCGCGTCCTGGCCGGGAAGAAGGAAATGCCGTGCCTGGTGACGCGGCTCACTAGGGAAGTGTTCCCCTTTGCTGTGCCCGGGAAAGACGGCGGGGCCACGGGACTCTCGGCCACGGCCCTGCTACGCCCTGAAAACATCAGATCAAGGACTCCTTCCATCAGTTAG
- the dusp11 gene encoding RNA/RNP complex-1-interacting phosphatase: MSRHSKKRGIPDRWLDYKAVGKRLRGTRFIAFKVPLKQSLNRQLSQAAVFGPWELLDTLKKENQELGLIIDLTFTTRYYKLQDLPESMLFVKIFTAGHEIPKDNTILSFKRAVGSFLRDNADNDKLIGVHCTHGLNRTGYLICRYLIDVDGMNPKEAVELFNSSRGHNIERQNYLQDLLYGPKRSNTGMDQPEQEPQRGCAVHQPAHCAPMSDSRDERRLHYDDSRYHRSFPPHSQYRPPYDSRLPNPPVLRPPPILCAPMVHTKPTPLYPNRWTAPHPDTQWDRPSRSAESRSRFPPRPTSQHQRDTRRGPLLPPPLPRYSPAWTDHTNDYHRPEEQWTSARRRHHYRHTNME; encoded by the exons ATGTCCCGGCACAGCAAGAAAAGAGGGATCCCGGACAG ATGGCTCGATTACAAAGCTGTTGGAAAGAGACTTCGCGGGACACGATTCATTGCCTTCAAAGTTCCCCTGAAACAG TCTTTGAACCGACAGCTTTCACAAGCTGCTGTGTTTGGTCCCTGGGAGCTGCTGGACACgctgaagaaagaaaaccaagAACTGGGTCTGATCATTGACCTGACCTTCACTACGCGTTACTACAAACTACAG gaCCTACCAGAGTCGATGCTGTTTGTGAAGATCTTCACGGCCGGTCATGAGATTCCTAAAGACAATACAATCCTCAGCTTCAAACGTGCTGTAGGCAGCTTCTTACGAGACAACGCAGATAACG ATAAACTGATTGGTGTCCACTGCACTCACGGCCTGAATCGCACCGGTTACCTGATCTGCAG GTATCTGATAGATGTTGATGGAATGAATCCCAAAGAGGCTGTGGAGC TGTTTAACTCCTCACGAGGACATAATATAGAGAGACAAAACTATCTTCAAGACCTACTATATGGTCCAAAAAGGAG TAACACGGGGATGGACCAGCCTGAACAGGAGCCGCAGAGAGGTTGTGCTGTACACCAGCCAGCTCACTGTGCACCAATGTCTGACAGCAGAGACGAGAGACGACTCCACTACGATGACTCCAGGTACCACAG ATCTTTTCCTCCACACTCACAGTACCGTCCTCCATATGACAGCCGGCTCCCCAATCCACCTGTCCTCCGTCCACCCCCCATTTTGTGTGCACCCATGGTGCACACAAAACCCACCCCCCTGTACCCGAACCGATGGACTGCCCCTCATCCTGACACTCAGTGGGACAGACCTTCTCGCTCAGCAGAGAGCAGATCCAGATTCCCTCCCCGTCCAACCTCCCAGCACCAGAGGGACACAAGGAGGGGGCcgctcctccctcctcccctccctcgtTACTCTCCAGCCTGGACCGATCACACCAACGACTACCACAGACCTGAGGAGCAGTGGACCAGTGCCAGACGGAGACACCACTACAGGCACACAAACATGGAGTGA
- the atp6v1b2 gene encoding V-type proton ATPase subunit B, brain isoform → MRRVRHDSHTAASSAGGNMAMKALRGMVNGAMSELSSAVSGNRPTAAAPPSAAREHAMAVKRDYISQPRLTYKTVSGVNGPLVILDQVKFPRYAEIVHLTLPDGTKRSGQVLEVTGSKAVVQVFEGTSGIDAKKTSCEFTGDILRTPVSEDMLGRVFNGSGKPIDRGPAVLAEDFLDIMGQPINPQCRIYPEEMIQTGISAIDGMNSIARGQKIPIFSAAGLPHNEIAAQICRQAGLVKKSKDVMDYSEDNFAIVFAAMGVNMETARFFKSDFEENGSMDNVCLFLNLANDPTIERIITPRLALTSAEYLAYQCEKHVLVILTDMSSYAEALREVSAAREEVPGRRGFPGYMYTDLATIYERAGRVEGRSGSITQIPILTMPNDDITHPIPDLTGYITEGQIYVDRQLHNRQIYPPINVLPSLSRLMKSAIGEGMTRRDHSDVSNQLYACYAIGKDVQAMKAVVGEEALTADDLLYLEFLTKFEKNFISQGPYENRSVFETLDIGWQLMRIFPKEMLKRIPQSTLAEFYPREAKH, encoded by the exons ATGCGCCGAGTCCGTCACGACTCGCACACTGCTGCATCTTCTGCAGGTGGAAACATGGCGATGAAGGCGCTCAGAGGGATGGTGAACGGGGCCATGAGTGAGCTCTCCTCGGCCGTCAGCGGGAACAGACCGACGGCCGCCGCTCCGCCCTCCGCCGCCCGGGAGCACGCGATGGCCGTGAAGCGGGACTATATCTCCCAGCCCCGCCTCA cCTATAAAACAGTGTCTGGAGTCAACGGCCCACTGGTGATTTTGGATCAGGTGAAG TTCCCAAGATACGCAGAGATCGTCCATCTCACGCTGCCTGATGGCACCAAGAGGAGCGGGCAGGTGCTGGAGGTGACCGGCTCCAAAGCTGTGGTGCAg GTATTTGAGGGAACCTCGGGTATCGATGCCAAGAAGACCAGCTGTGAGTTCACTGGGGACATCTTACGGACACCGGTCTCTGAGGACATGTTGG GTCGCGTGTTTAATGGGTCAGGTAAACCCATCGACAGAGGACCAGCAGTCCTGGCTGAAGACTTCTTGGACATCATGG GTCAACCAATAAATCCTCAGTGTCGCATCTACCCTGAGGAGATGATCCAGACTGGCATCTCTGCCATCGATGGCATGAACAGCATCGCCCGGGGGCAGAAGATCCCCATCTTTTCTGCGGCGGGGCTGCCACACAATGAG ATTGCAGCTCAGATCTGTCGGCAGGCCGGTTTGGTGAAGAAGTCCAAGGACGTGATGGACTACAGCGAGGACAATTTTGCCATCGTCTTCGCAGCCATGGGG GTGAACATGGAGACAGCCAGGTTCTTTAAGTCGGACTTTGAGGAGAACGGTTCCATGGATAACGTCTGCTTGTTCCTCAATCTGGCCAACGACCCCAC catcGAGCGAATCATCACACCTCGTTTGGCTCTGACGTCAGCAGAGTATCTGGCCTATCAGTGTGAGAAGCACGTCCTCGTCATCCTCACAGACATGAGCTCCTACGCAGAGGCTCTCCGAGAG GTGTCTGCAGCCAGAGAGGAGGTGCCGGGTCGGCGGGGTTTCCCGGGCTACATGTACACGGATTTGGCCACCATCTACGAGAGAGCAGGCAGAGTCGAAGGACGTAGCGGCTCCATCACCCAGATCCCCATCCTCACCATGCCCAATGATG ACATCACACATCCTATTCCTGACCTGACTGGTTACATCACCGAGGGACAGATCTATGTGGACAGACAACTTCACAACAGACAG ATCTATCCTCCCATCAACGTGCTGCCATCTCTATCCCGTCTGATGAAATCTGCCATCGGGGAGGGAATGACCCGCAGGGACCACTCTGACGTTTCCAATCAGCTC tatgCGTGTTACGCCATCGGGAAGGACGTCCAGGCCATGAAGGCAGTGGTGGGAGAGGAGGCTCTGACAGCTGATGACCTGCTCTACCTGGAGTTTCTGACCAAGTTTGAGAAAAACTTCATCTCCCAAG GTCCCTATGAGAACAGGAGTGTGTTTGAGACTCTGGACATTGGATGGCAGCTCATGAGGATCTTCCCTAAGGAGATGCTGAAGAGGATCCCCCAGAGCACCTTAGCGGAGTTTTACCCCCGAGAAGCCAAACACTAA